Part of the Pseudomonas abietaniphila genome is shown below.
TCCGCTCGGCGGCCAGCCCATGCCCTGCGCCCAGCCGTTGATAAACAGCAGAATGAACATGATGGTCACGCTCGACGTTGCCCAAGGCGCGAAACCGAACACAAACATCACCGCCGCCGACACCAGCAGGCCGAACGCGAGAAAATAACGCGGGTTCGAGCGATCCGAAACCAGCCCCATCAAGAACTTCGACAGTCCGTAAGCAATCGCGATAGCCGAGATCGCCACGCCCAATTCACCTCGGGTGTAACCCTCATCGATCAGGTACGGCATTGCCAGCGAGAAGTTCTTGCGCAGCAGGTAGTAGCCCGCGTAACCGAAGAAAATACCCGCGAAAATCTGCCAGCGGAGGCGGCGGTAGGTGCTGTCAACGCGCTCTGCAGGCAACGGGGCCTGATGCGCGGCAGGTCGGAAAAAGGAAAACATCGAGACACTCCAAGGGTTTTTATTTTCTTATGCGAAAGCGAATATTACATTTTCGTTACAGAAAATAGGAAGGCTTCTCATCGGGAAATCTCCCGAATTCAGGCGCATTGGCGTGTTGGATTACGAACATGGCGTAAATGTGTATGTCGATGTTTAGTCTTTAGGATCGGTCCTACTTGAGAACAGGATTCGATAACCTTACCCGCGCTGCCCTGCGCACCTACCATCGCGCCCTTCAGTCGTAGTGGCGTTTTGGGGCGAGGTGAATGTGAGTGGGTGGCGAAAGTATGTGGGCGTCCTCGGGCTTTGCCTGTTCACGCTAAGTGGCACTGCCGCAGGCAGAGAGATTCATCCGCTATTTGATCGGTACATCTCGCCGGCCTATCCGTCTGCGCTGCGCGGTGGGCGGATGTTTGCAAGCGTGCGGGTGAATTACGACATCCACAACGACGGGTCTGTCAGCGGAATCAGGGTCACCGAGCAAACCGATCAAAAGTCAGCCAACGCCGTGCTTTCGGCCGTCAGGCGCTGGCGGTTCAAACCCTGGGAAGTGACCGAGGGTATGCCGGCGACCATCGGCGAGTCCGTGCAATTCGTCTTCGATCAGGAGCGGCGTGAGCGTCGGTTAAGGATGGTGATTTCGTGGGCGCGGAGGGAAGTGCCGTGACACGGATGTTGAAATGGCTGGTGTTCGCCTCGTTGCTGAGTTCTGGTTCGCTGCTGGCTCAGCCAGTCGAGCTGAAATATGCGCACCAGCCCGCACCTGCCTACCCGCGCTCCTTGTATGAGCAAGGCGTGTCAGGGTTGGTGCTCTTCGAGTTTCGAGGGCATAGCGATGGTTCGATTACAGATGTGAACGTTATCGACAGCTCACATCACAGTTTCGCCAAATCCGTTCAGCGTGCGGTCCCGGGATGGCGGCTCAAACCGTGGGAGGTCGGCCCCGAAGCGCCTGAATCGATCAGCTTCAGGCAGGAGCTCTACTTCACGCACTCAAGTGAAAGGCAAGAGCCACACAGGTGGATACGCCGTCACGTTCGCGTGTTGTCCTGCAACACATTCAACAAAGCACTCAAGACCTTTCGCGCCAACTCGCCCGGCCATGATGTACGGGACATGCATCACATCACCTACACCTTCAGGGTGCTGGGGAGGTCGGCGACGAGGCTGAAAATGACAGACGACCAGAGAGCGGAGCTGGGTAATGATTTTGTTCGGGCAATTCCTGACGTCATCCAGCGATGTAAAGCTCAACCTGGGCTGCGCTACAAAGAAGCGCTGCCGGACAAAGTGCGTGAGTTGATTTGATGCTGTAGGGGCTTCGTTTATGAGGTTAACGAGCGAAACGCAGAGCAGGTCTGCGTTTCGCTTTGAGCGAGACTTCGTTAGTGCGTCATTTAGTGGGTAGCGTGAATACTGTTTTAGGCCAAAGGCGGCTTCGGCCCGCCTCAGACGTGGCAGGCAGTTACTCGATTTACCTCACCCTAACAACCACCTTCCCAACCGCCTTCCTTTGCCCCAACGAATCAATCGCTTCCCCCGCCTGCTCCAGCGGGTAAACCTTCGACACCAGAGGCTTCAACTTCCCTTCGCCGTACCAGGTGAACAGCTGTTGAAAGTTCGCTGCGTTGTCTTGTGGCTGGCGCTGTGCAAATGACCCCCAGAACACGCCGACGACTGAGGCGCCTTTTAGCAGTGCGAGGTTGACGGGCAGTTCGGGGATGCGCCCGCTGGCGAAGCCCACGACGAGGAGGCGGCCGTTCCAGGCGATGGCGCGAACGGCCTGGTCGAAGAGGTCACCGCCGACAGGGTCGTAGATGACGTCTACGCCGTTGCCGTTGGTGAGGCGCTTGAGTTCGTCCTTGAGGCTGGTTTCGCTGTAATTGATGAGTTCGTCGGCGCCGGCGTTTCTGGCGACTTCGAGTTTGTCGGCGCTGCTCGCGGCGGCGATGACCCGTGCGCCCATGGCTTTGCCGATTTCAACGGCGGCCAGGCCTACGCCGCCCGAGGCGCCGAGCACGAGCAGGGTTTCACCGGGTTGCAGGTGGGCGCGTTGTTTGAGGGCGTGCATGGAGGTGCCGTAGGTCATGCTGAAGGCCGCGGCAGTGGTGAAGTCCATGGCCTCGGGTATGGGCAGGACGTTGTAGCCCGCGACGGCGATTTGTTCGGCGAAGCTGCCCCAGCCGGTGAGGGCCATCACGCGGTCGCCGACCTTCAGGTGACTGACTTTTTCGCCTACGGCAGCCACGACGCCAGAGGCTTCTCCACCCGGCGAGAACGGGAAGGGTGGTTTGAACTGGTATTTGCCCTCGATGATCAGGGTGTCCGGGAAGTTGACCCCGGCGGCGTGCACGTCCAGCAGGATTTCGTTTTTCTTGGGTTCGGGGGCTGGAATGTCTTCCAGCACCAGATTTTCGGCGGGGCCGAAGGCTTTGCAGAGCACGGCTTTCATCGGGGACTATTCCTTTTCCAGTGATGGCCGATAAGTGTAGGTAGAGGGGGTGTGGGGTCAATGAGCATGCCCCGGCCTGATAGGCGTGCATAAGCTGAAGTAAGCTATGCCGCGAACCGGATTGAGGAGTGGAATGTGAAAGCGTGGATTCTGATGCTGTTGGCGTTATCGATGCCTGTCGTGGCCCTGGCCGAAGAGGGCGGTGGCGAGAAAGATGACCCGAACAAGGTCTCTTACGTGGCGCTGAACCCTCCGTTCGTGGGCAACTACGCGCTGGACGGCGGTCCGAAGCTGCACGTCTACAAAGCTGACGTGGCGCTGCGGGTCAAAGGTGCGGAGGCGCAGAAGCTGGTGAAGCAGAACGAGCCGCTGATCCGTAACCAGCTGGTCGCGCTGTTCACACAACAGACGATCGACAGCATGAGTAACGTCGACGCCAAGGAAAAGCTTCGTCAGGAAGCCTTGAAACAGACTCAGCAAGTGCTCAGCCAGGAGACCGGCCAGCCGGTGGTTGAGGACCTGCTGTTCAACAACTTTATCGCGCAGTAGGCATCAGTTTCGGCTCAATGCGCGTTTCTGTAGGAGTGAGCTTGCTCGCGATTGCAGTGCGTCAGCCGGAATGCGGGGGCTGATGTAAAGCAATCGCGGGCAAGCGCGCTCCTACAGGGGTTTGCACTGCCTGCTTCAGCGCAACGCCAGCACCGCCGCCCATTGTTCGGCGGTCACCGGCATGACTGACAACCGGCTACCTTTTTGCACCAAGGGCAGTTGCTCCAGTGCGGTTTGTTGTTTCAGGTAACCCAGGCTCAGCACCTTGGGAAAGGCTTCGACAAAGGCGACGTCGATGGCGCTCCAAGGGTTCTTTTCCCGGGTCGCTTTGGCGTCGAAGTAGTGGCTCTTGTTGTCCAGAGCGGTAGGGTCCGGGTAGGCGGCTTCAATGATTTTGCCGATGCCCGCGATGCCCGGCTCCGGGCAGCTGGAGTGATAGAAGAAGAATTCGTCGCCCACTGCCATCGCGCGCAGAAAATTGCGGGCCTGGTAATTGCGAACGCCGTCCCATCGGGCTTGGCCAAGTTTTTGCAAACCTGTAATCGAGAGCTCATCGGGCTCGGATTTCATCAGCCAATAGGCCATTTGTTGTGTCTCCCGAAGGGTAACTGGACAGGTTGTCCTACGTTTTCATGACAAACCGACAGTCGGCTGACGCCAGTATTTGCGTGTTGGATCACGTTATCGCAGAATGCCGGGATTTTAAGGGCTACACCGTTACGCGGCCTACAGAAAGACGCCGCGAACGTCAGTTTTTGATTCGCCAAAGGGGGGCAGTCAATGCAACGCAAGCCGGATTTACTATGGATTTTGGTCATTTTGTTCGGCTTGGGCATTGTCACCACCGGGTACGCGCAGGGTCTGTGGTCGGCCAAGGCCGATGCGCCGGTTGAGATCACTCAGCAGCAACAGCAGCAACCGACCCGCCGCTGATCCAGGCGCTTTATTGATCAGAGCTGTGGGAGCGAATTCATTCGCGATTGAAGCTGAAAGGCGATGCACAGGTGTCGTCTGAGCGTCCTCATCGCGAATGAATTCGCTTCCACAGGGTTCATGCTTGAGGCCTGTATTGTTTAGGCCTCTAGCATTTCAAGCCAGATACCAGCGCTTGTCCGACACCGTTCCCTGCAACGGCACATCCCAACTGGCCACCGCCAGCTTCCCAACTTTCTGACACTCATGGGCCAGACCGAGCAGAACCGGTTTCTGCCAGGCTTTTCGACGCGCCTGATACGCCAGGCTGCGGTCGTAGAATCCGCCGCCCATGCCCAGTCGACCGCCCTGATCATCGAAGCCCACCAGTGGCATCAGGATGAGGTCCAGCGCCCAGATCTTGCGCTGTTTTCTCGCGTCGATCCGTGGCTCGGGAATGCGGAACCGATTCGGTCGAAACCGTTCCCCCGGCTTTACCCGCTGAAACACCATTTTGGTTCGCGGCCAGGCACTCAGCACCGGCAGATACGTCTTTTTGCCCCGTCGCTGCGCTTCGCGAAGCAGCAGACGCGGATCGATTTCACCGTCCATCGGAAGGTAGAGCGAAACGTGCCTGGCACGACGAAAAAGCGGGTTTTGCGCCAACTGGCGGTACAAACCCTGTGCCGCCTGTCGCTGTTCTGCGCGGTTGAGCGCACGACGAGCCTTGCGCAAAAGACGACGCAGTTGTGGACGGGAAAGGGCAGAAGAATCGTTCAGGGAAGCGGCGCCAGAAGAATTCATGCAGGCGGGTCCGTGCGATTTTGAGAAGGGATCGAGAGATCAGGCTGATCGACGATCGCCGTCCCCATTTCCACCGCCAGGCAGGGCGCCCGGCAATGGCTTGAGAATGTGAGACTCCCCGACGAACCGCTGTCGGTGTAGCCCTTGAACCCGAAAGTTCAAGGTGGAGATTGCAGGAGGTTTTAAGGCTTTCCGTCGAGCGGACATGCACACCAACCCCAACGTGCAACCCCCGTGGTTGTGCGTATCGGCTCAGGGACATGACCGACTGGCAAGCACTCCAGGGAGCGGTCGCAAGTATACCGAATCATGTCGGAACAATCAGCCTTGTGCTTTTGGCTCATCCGTGGCAAGGACCAGGTCCACTCGGTCCAGAAGGTCGCGCACCTGCTCGCGGGTCGAGCCACTTGCCTGATTCGTTTCAGGTAGCTCCTGCTTATGCAGCAGGTCATGGGTAATGTTCAATGCGGCCATCACCGCGATACGGTCGGCGCCGATGACTTTGCCGCTGCTGCGAATCTCGCGCATCTTGCCGTCCAGGTAACGCGCTGCGCTGACCAGATTGGTGCGCTCCTCTTGAGGGCAGATGATCGAATACTCTTTGTCGAGGATTTGCACGGTGATGCTGTTGCCATTACTCATGAGTCTTGCTCCAGGGCCTTGAGGCGCGAAATCATGGACTCGACCTTTTGCCGGGCGATTTCGTTCTTTTCGATGAGGTGAGCGCGTTCCTCGCGCCAGGTTTTTTCCTGAGCTAATAAGAGTCCGTTTTGACTTTTTAGTTGCTCGACACGATTGATCAATAACTCCAGTCGAGCCATCAGCGCTTGCAGGTCGTTGTCTTCCATTGTTTTCCACTGATTACTTTCAGATGAGTGGTGCAGGAGCTGGCGTCTGGATTCGCCTTGAATATCGCCTGATAGCTTGGGCGCGTCTGCCGGTGCTAGGATACAAGGCCTTCATTCTAGACATTGCGCCGCTTGGCGCCTAGTTACCCATGCCCAATCAGAATTCCTCGTATAACGCCTTCACAGCCCTGCTCAAAAGCAGTGGTCACCATGTTCCCCCCGCAGAACTGCAGGGACTCTTGATCGGCCGCAGTTGCGCGGGCGCCGGTTTCGACGCCGATGACTGGATCGCCGATGCGAAGTTGCTGCTGGAAACCGATCCTGAAGACAAAGTCCGCCAGGCGTTGATTGGCTTGCAGGAGATGGTGAAACACGAACTGACCGGTGACGACATGGCAGTTGTCCTGCTGCTGCCCGGTGACGATGAACCCCTGACCGCCCGTACCGCTGCAATGGGGCAGTG
Proteins encoded:
- a CDS encoding TonB family protein; protein product: MGVLGLCLFTLSGTAAGREIHPLFDRYISPAYPSALRGGRMFASVRVNYDIHNDGSVSGIRVTEQTDQKSANAVLSAVRRWRFKPWEVTEGMPATIGESVQFVFDQERRERRLRMVISWARREVP
- a CDS encoding energy transducer TonB is translated as MLKWLVFASLLSSGSLLAQPVELKYAHQPAPAYPRSLYEQGVSGLVLFEFRGHSDGSITDVNVIDSSHHSFAKSVQRAVPGWRLKPWEVGPEAPESISFRQELYFTHSSERQEPHRWIRRHVRVLSCNTFNKALKTFRANSPGHDVRDMHHITYTFRVLGRSATRLKMTDDQRAELGNDFVRAIPDVIQRCKAQPGLRYKEALPDKVRELI
- a CDS encoding NADPH:quinone oxidoreductase family protein produces the protein MKAVLCKAFGPAENLVLEDIPAPEPKKNEILLDVHAAGVNFPDTLIIEGKYQFKPPFPFSPGGEASGVVAAVGEKVSHLKVGDRVMALTGWGSFAEQIAVAGYNVLPIPEAMDFTTAAAFSMTYGTSMHALKQRAHLQPGETLLVLGASGGVGLAAVEIGKAMGARVIAAASSADKLEVARNAGADELINYSETSLKDELKRLTNGNGVDVIYDPVGGDLFDQAVRAIAWNGRLLVVGFASGRIPELPVNLALLKGASVVGVFWGSFAQRQPQDNAANFQQLFTWYGEGKLKPLVSKVYPLEQAGEAIDSLGQRKAVGKVVVRVR
- a CDS encoding flagellar basal body-associated protein FliL yields the protein MKAWILMLLALSMPVVALAEEGGGEKDDPNKVSYVALNPPFVGNYALDGGPKLHVYKADVALRVKGAEAQKLVKQNEPLIRNQLVALFTQQTIDSMSNVDAKEKLRQEALKQTQQVLSQETGQPVVEDLLFNNFIAQ
- a CDS encoding EVE domain-containing protein; translation: MAYWLMKSEPDELSITGLQKLGQARWDGVRNYQARNFLRAMAVGDEFFFYHSSCPEPGIAGIGKIIEAAYPDPTALDNKSHYFDAKATREKNPWSAIDVAFVEAFPKVLSLGYLKQQTALEQLPLVQKGSRLSVMPVTAEQWAAVLALR
- a CDS encoding 5-formyltetrahydrofolate cyclo-ligase, translating into MNSSGAASLNDSSALSRPQLRRLLRKARRALNRAEQRQAAQGLYRQLAQNPLFRRARHVSLYLPMDGEIDPRLLLREAQRRGKKTYLPVLSAWPRTKMVFQRVKPGERFRPNRFRIPEPRIDARKQRKIWALDLILMPLVGFDDQGGRLGMGGGFYDRSLAYQARRKAWQKPVLLGLAHECQKVGKLAVASWDVPLQGTVSDKRWYLA
- a CDS encoding cell division protein ZapA; protein product: MSNGNSITVQILDKEYSIICPQEERTNLVSAARYLDGKMREIRSSGKVIGADRIAVMAALNITHDLLHKQELPETNQASGSTREQVRDLLDRVDLVLATDEPKAQG
- a CDS encoding TIGR02449 family protein codes for the protein MEDNDLQALMARLELLINRVEQLKSQNGLLLAQEKTWREERAHLIEKNEIARQKVESMISRLKALEQDS
- a CDS encoding YecA family protein, which translates into the protein MPNQNSSYNAFTALLKSSGHHVPPAELQGLLIGRSCAGAGFDADDWIADAKLLLETDPEDKVRQALIGLQEMVKHELTGDDMAVVLLLPGDDEPLTARTAAMGQWCQGFLNGFARVGSQPMSEDARDVLQDLAAIAQIQDTLEESEDGESDYMEVMEYLRVAPLLLFTEFNKKAEPEAKPSLH